A single window of Salvia splendens isolate huo1 chromosome 8, SspV2, whole genome shotgun sequence DNA harbors:
- the LOC121744853 gene encoding transmembrane protein 87A-like, which translates to MLKSYLLYHHSTSLASRHQILPADLSLLFLSLQSPLFLPSISLPMALASGQCRAAILKFFVFFVLISFTEASIHIYDRDPFREVGTAYLLSGGSEGVAAAQRARSYIRFENITFWRSKEAAEHHPSLAYNGGLVQAVIFEAADRDNIGGSPYGGQRSICCTPDLAKLEGCKQGEVIRTPSATDRIWPVVINVQFRGNMLSAHLKKNKEVNIKKTGMYNLFFITCDPKLKGLKVTGRTVWRNPTGFLPGRMAPLMKFYVFMSIAYAILCGIWVFQYVRHWTDVLLLQHCITSVIALGLLEMTFWYFDYAYFNSSGTRPAGITTWVVTIGAIRRTISRILILSVSMGSGVVRPTLGGLTTKVLLVGVTYFLATEMLNIAEYVGSINDIAGRVRVFFVLPVAFLDAFLISWIFTSLSKTLEQLQAKRSSIKLEIYRKFSNALAVTVIASVVWIGYEVYFKATDPFNERWQNAWIVTAFWDILAFALLCVICYLWAPSQSCQRYAYMENNEGDTEEEETESLCKETPKGSIGLVKQNSKDDETSDQEEAEEGKTE; encoded by the exons ATGCTGAAATCTTATTTGCTGTATCACCACTCTACCTCCCTCGCCAGTCGCCACCAAATTCTCCCCGCCgatctctctctcctctttctctctctgcaATCCCCGCTATTCCTGCCCTCAATCTCCCTCCCCATGGCCCTCGCCAGCGGCCAATGCCGCGCCGCCATTCTCAAATTCTTCGTTTTCTTCGTACTAATATCATTCACTGAAGCCTCGATTCACATCTACGACCGAGATCCATTCCGAGAAGTCGGCACCGCGTATCTCCTCTCAGGCGGCAGCGAAGGCGTCGCCGCCGCGCAGCGCGCCCGCTCTTACATCAG ATTCGAGAACATAACATTCTGGAGGAGTAAAGAAGCTGCTGAGCATCATCCAAGTCTGGCGTACAACGGTGGGTTGGTTCAGGCTGTTATTTTTGAGGCAGCTGACCGCGATAATATTGGTGGATCTCCGTATGGTGGGCAGAGATCGATCTGTTGTACCCCTGATCTTGCCAAACTGGAAGGGTGCAAACAGGGAGAAGTGATACGAACACCTTCAGCAACTGATAGGATTTGGCCGGTTGTTATAAATGTGCAGTTTAGAGGAAACATGTTATCTGCACATTTGAAAAAGAATAAAGAAGTAAATATAAAGAAAACCGGGATGTACAACTTATTCTTCATAACGTGTGATCCAAAGCTCAAGGGACTGAAGGTAACGGGAAGAACAGTGTGGAGAAACCCTACTGGCTTTTTACCTGGTAGGATGGCCCCTCTGATGAAGTTCTATGTATTTATGTCTATTGCTTATGCAATACTTTGTGGCATATGGGTTTTCCAGTATGTGAGACACTGGACCGATGTTTTGCTGCTGCAACACTGCATCACTTCTGTTATAGCTCTTGGGTTGTTGGAGATGACATTCTGGTACTTTGACTATGCGTACTTCAATAGCTCTGGTACAAGGCCGGCTGGAATCACAACCTGGGTCGTTACGATCGGAGCAATAAGAAGAACTATTTCACGCATTCTTATTCTTTCTGTTTCTATGGGCTCCGGTGTTGTACGCCCAACCCTTGGTGGTCTAACAACAAAGGTGCTTCTTGTTGGAGTCACCTACTTCTTGGCAACAGAAATGCTTAACATTGCTGAGTACGTGGGAAGCATAAATGACATTGCAGGGCGAGTTCGAGTGTTTTTTGTCCTCCCAGTTGCATTTTTGGATGCATTTTTGATTTCATGGATTTTCACTTCTCTTTCAAAAACATTAGAGCAATTACAG GCTAAAAGAAGCTCTATCAAATTGGAGATATACAGAAAATTCTCAAACGCTTTAGCAGTTACCGTTATTGCTTCAGTTGTTTGGATAGGATATGAG GTTTATTTCAAAGCAACAGATCCCTTCAATGAAAGGTGGCAGAATGCTTGGATTGTCACAGCTTTCTGGGATATTCTTGCATTTGCTTTGCTCTGTGTAATCTGCTATCTTTGGGCTCCCTCTCAGAGTTGCCAAAG GTATGCATACATGGAGAATAACGAAGGAGacacagaagaagaagaaacagaaTCGTTATGTAAAGAAACACCTAAAGGCAGTATCGGTCTAGTGAAGCAAAACAGCAAGGATGACGAAACTTCTGATCAAGAAGAGGCCGAAGAAGGTAAAACGGAATAG